The sequence TTTAATTAATGACTGTCAGACTTCATGATCTTCTAAATAAAGAGCTTTCTCTGTCTGTGGCTTAGATCTTAGACATGAGTTCTGAGTAACGTGGAGCAATACAGTACTCACAAACATTCCACTTTTCCtggattttgtgttttctaCTCATGAGCTTGTTTTGGTAGTAGGGGACCAAGTACCCTGTCCTGCTGATCAAGGTGAGCCCTATGAAATGCAAATAacctcctgtccctctctgtAACCACGAGGTGGAGGGAATGGAGTTCTCCTGCCCTTGCAGGCAGACGCTTGCTCAGAAGTTGAACGTGTCTAGCCCTTTGAGATGCTGGAGTGTATATGGCAGTGATTTGTGTGTGTCTGGAGTGTCTCAGGacttctgcaggcacaggtCTGAGGCTGTTTTCTGGGCTGATTGTGATTGTTTAGGAAAAGCCAATTGCAAAAGGAGTTGAAGGAGTGTAGGTGTGTTGAGATGCACataaaaaaagttacttttttagtcatttttaaaaacacttaaaCATGGTGCTCCTTTTCTCTGCCCTGTATTTCTGCATGCTCCTGATCTCACTGGAAGTCACACAAATAATAGTAAAGACTTGCATTGGTTTATTTAATAATCTGAGGTGGAATTCTTAAACACCTTCCCTCAAGATGGAAACTCCTCTAAGAGAAGGCAATCAACTCCCTTTCTTGGTcatgtttgaggtcagaatTACAGATATGTAGAATGAAGGTGTTATCCTCAGATTTTACAACTGTTTTATTCAAATACATTAGTAGCTGACAGAATACTTCAAGAACATCTGTAGTTCTACTGAACCAGAGTACAAAGCACTATGCATGCAGATGTTGGGTCCTGTGGCtttggattttaatttaattttattttattcaggaAACTGAACTGCAGCTCTATGAATTGACCAGGAGAAAATTACAGCAGGGAGTCAGAAGCAACATAGTAGAGAACAACTGAGCTGGCACTGGGCAGAGTAGATGTTCAACTGCTCCATTTTATAGAAATCACAGTAAAAAagaacagggacaggaagagGTGGCTGAAGAGAAGCACCTTCTCCAGAACTGGAAGAAACGggtccagctcctgcagctgccagaggCGCTTGGTAGGCTGCCCTTCTCCCTGGGCCTTCTTGGGAGGGTGCAGCAGCTGGGTACCCCCCTTGGCCAGATTGCCCGTGGGTCTCTTGGGCAGCTCCTGTGGGTCTGCAGGGAGCCAAGGGCAGCGTCAGCACAGCGGGGCCACCATGGCCCACACTGCCTCGGGCACTGTTTGCCGCTGAGGAAGCCCACCCTGGCTCCACTGAACGTGCAGGAAAATGCCCCAGACCTACTCTGTTACAGGTGTTATGGGTTGTTTTACCTTGCTGGAAGCTTCTGAGGACCTTGTCCAAGCGCAGGGATTTGCGCTGCTGGTACAACAGGAAGAAGGTATCTAACACAGCCATGATCATGAGCAGGAAGGTGCCCAGGAAAAACACCACTGcagaacaggaaaacagagaaagctCTGGATAATTGGCATTTTCTTACATTCCATTGCCTGGTGGGGAACAGGGAAAGTCTTAACTCCAGCAAACTTATCAAGCTTAGCTGTTCATCATCACTTCAGTGTTCATGAACGTGCCTATAAACACCCAAAAACCTTCCTTAGGGCTGGTACCTGGGTGAAAATCAGGGTTTATAGAATAAAGGTGGGTACCTATTATGGGTGGCTTGTTGGAGGAAGTTGGGAGGCTGTTGTTGAGAATCACAGCTAGCATGGAGCTGCCAAGGATGATGGCAATCTGGAAGTTGATTTTCTCCTCGAGAGAGCTGGGACCAAACAACACAGCCATATCCAGCAAGTACAGGGCACACGTTGGGAGGATCAAGTTCAGAATGTAGAGAGTGGGTCGTCTCTCCATGGAAATCTGTTGAGGAAGATGGGCAAAGTTTGATGAGCAGGAGATGACTCAATGTGTTGACAAATGCTGGTCCCctaatgtaaaaaataatcttgttttatactgggtttttttttggtgccaaATCAGTGCAATATAATATGGAAGTGCTGCCATACCACATAGGTGACCACAGAAAATCCTTTGTCATCCATCATTGCTGTGAATTCCATGATGCTCAGGTTGGTAAACTTCCATTCTCCATCAGTTAGGATTAAGCTCTTGCTGTCTTTCATGATCTCAGCTGGTGTCCGTCTCGTCTTCATGACAAAGTCTGTTACTGCttgggcaggaggcagaggggagagggaagtgGAAGAATTTAGGAATTTGTTAGAGGTCAGTtattcctctccctttcccaccCAGCTGAGGGTGTATGCAGAAAGGAAGTGGGAAGGTTCATGCACTGCTCAGGTTTCTCAGCTCATGAGGGAGAAATTAAAAAGGTCTCTGTGAAGAGGCTTGGCTAGACCTCTGGGATTGTGGATCAGAGGGGAAACATCTGTTGAATTAGGGCAGTTATCCTTTGTGGATGGGACCAGGGAGATTTTGTATCACCTCTGCTTATGTTTCAACCCTTCCTGTAGGGGTGAACTCTAACTGCAGTTTGAATCCCTGAAACTGTCCTTTTAATGGTTGTATTTTATGCCCTCGgaaatcttttccaaccttaggATTCTATGATTAATTTCCTCCCATTTCTATGGCTTTCGGGTGTGTTTAAAGATCAGTCCTGCAAAATTCTATGTGAACAAGTAGCAGTTTTGCAGGAAGCCTCCTGGTCTCGGGTCTCTTGGTTTGTAGAAACCAGTCCTGGGAGGGGCTTGCCACAGAACATCTGGATTGTTCCAGAGATATTGCTGGGAAATGTGCCAGGACAGGATGGCAGCATTTTAACTAATTTTCCCATGTCTCATATGACCTCAACCCCACTGTGAGCATATGGGGCTGCTCAGGAGCCCAGGAGTTACCAGGGCCCATTTCATCTAGTCCTCCTTCTCCAAAATCAGCCCAGAGGTGGTAAagctcagcctgcagctgtACCTGGGTAGAGGAATGAAGCTACGCTCAAGTTGCACATCTGGGTGTCGAAGGGGAACTTGAGGATTATCAAACTGCACGTCAGGGTGACCTGGTAGGGCCGGGTGGAGTTGAAGCTGCCGTTGTGCATGAGGACCACGTAATTCAGCTCTGGATTTTGCCCGTTCACTCTGGAGGGAACAGACAGGGAGAGCCTGAGCCTGAGATGCTGCCTGTGCCTCAGTCCCATAAAACCAAGCTGTGAACACCCTGTTGGGGGGCTCTTAGCCATCACCCAGCCATGGGATGCAGCAAGAAGAGAGGAAACCAGGTCTGGGAGAAGGGCTCATGAGCCCTTTGGGATCAATTTTTGCTGTAGCTCTGCACCTCCtgagcacctcctgcctctTTGCCCTCTGCTTCCTGCCCTCACCAGGGCAGGGGCTCATTCCTGGCTCTGCCTCCCACTCCTTTCTCCCTCTGGAGAGCTGGTGGACGTGCCCATCCCTCTGTCAGACCCTCAGTGCTCTGCCCTGTATCTTTTCACACACTACTAAAGGTCACTTTAttccacagcagtgctggtttCTGCTGCTTCCTTGGCTTTAGCTACAGCCCAGATGGGATATTCCAGGAGCTGTTACAGTATTACATAGCCACTAAGTGCTTTGTATAAACTGTGGTCACCATTAATCTAAATTAGGAGGCTCTCGGTTACAGAGAGCTCAAGGGAACAACTTTTAGCCATCTGAGTTTGTCCCATTTCCTATAATATAACCAACAGTTTGTATCCTTTGTACCTCTGTTAAGCCAGCGGATAAAAATGAAAGGGGAACGTACCGCTCTAAGAAGAAGATGGGGGGCGACCAATACGTATCCATGGGCAGGACAATTTCAGAGATGTTACAGAAATCCCGTGGGTTCCAGGTTGCAAAAGGGTTCTGCCATTCCTGAGGGAAGAAGTTGCAGGAGAGAGATGAGCTCTGGGCTAGGCACCAGACTTTGTGTTGGGCATCAGGAGAGAAACGCTCTTGAGGGACCTACCATGTTCAGGACGAAGTAAAAACTGACTGTCTGGAGCTTTTCCACCTGGAGAAACAAAGATATTTAGCTGATTTTCTTAGATGTATCCAACATAGAAGCTCTTCCCTGAGCACAGATTGCAGCAATGGGGCTTGGGAAGAGAGCTCATGGCTCTTGATCCTACGGCTGAACAGTGGGAGCACACAGTCCAGTGGTTAGGAAAAACAATAGATTATTTCCACGGCAGTGTCCTGCAAACGCACTGCCCAGTTCAGGCACTCTGCAGGGTGTTTGGAGCCTCTTACAAAGCAGGCTGCTTGTCTGGATGTGACTTCTGGAAGGAGTGGGAGAAAATACCCCAGATTTTCCAAAAGTGCTTTCCAACAGCAGAAAGCTGAAGTGGAAGGGGCTGATTCTCACTCCTGTGGACTTGCTGTCAGAAGACTCAAACTCTGGCCTAGTAATAGCCCAGTTTCCTGTTGTAAAGACTCATTTTGGGTCCTTACCACAGAGAGAATTgccaccagaaaaaaatccatcgTCACTTCCACAGGCTCCTTCAAGCCTTTCTTGGGCAGAATGTATGTGTGCAGCTTGTCATGAGAGGAGATGTTCAGGTAGTCAACAATGTCATAGTAGGTGCAGAGGTACTttggagcagcccctgctggaAAGAGAATTCCACTTGAAACACAAAAACATCAGGCAACTTTCGAGAGATGCATCAAAAAAGAAAGGGTGTGGAGCTGTGGATGTGAAAAACATAATTAACACACAAAAATCCCTTCTCACACAGATGAGAACAGAATTCCTCAAAGGTTTTCTATCCCCCTTGCACTTACCTGTCCCAAGAGAAAAGGTGAGGATGGCTACAAAAACTCTCTGCATCATCTCCTGCTTCCAAATAAGGAGGAGAATGGTACCGTGTATCTTATGAACCGGTCCAGAACACGTCATTTGTTGTGTGGAAGTTGATTTGATATTTATTAACGAGGGATAGATTTTTGTAAACAGACAT comes from Vidua macroura isolate BioBank_ID:100142 chromosome 19, ASM2450914v1, whole genome shotgun sequence and encodes:
- the LOC128817006 gene encoding 5-hydroxytryptamine receptor 3A-like, whose product is MRNVFPLAAIAGSGRKRKRRRWRWRRPGGTEMGRKSMETELTEAKRRAHPRPLGLRRARAPARGNGADPALWGRPGAARGTGRGHRGTGPGRTSSAATQPGLASSLHPAEGQISGAAPKYLCTYYDIVDYLNISSHDKLHTYILPKKGLKEPVEVTMDFFLVAILSVVEKLQTVSFYFVLNMEWQNPFATWNPRDFCNISEIVLPMDTYWSPPIFFLERVNGQNPELNYVVLMHNGSFNSTRPYQVTLTCSLIILKFPFDTQMCNLSVASFLYPVTDFVMKTRRTPAEIMKDSKSLILTDGEWKFTNLSIMEFTAMMDDKGFSVVTYVISMERRPTLYILNLILPTCALYLLDMAVLFGPSSLEEKINFQIAIILGSSMLAVILNNSLPTSSNKPPIIVVFFLGTFLLMIMAVLDTFFLLYQQRKSLRLDKVLRSFQQDPQELPKRPTGNLAKGGTQLLHPPKKAQGEGQPTKRLWQLQELDPFLPVLEKVLLFSHLFLSLFFFTVISIKWSS